A single genomic interval of Helianthus annuus cultivar XRQ/B chromosome 13, HanXRQr2.0-SUNRISE, whole genome shotgun sequence harbors:
- the LOC110899418 gene encoding G-type lectin S-receptor-like serine/threonine-protein kinase At1g67520, which yields MITLIIFTILTINYFPATGVSTLKVGDQLNHTSQLVSPNNNFTLGFFTIPATNSTYLGIWYTNDEQYRRVWVANPSTPITSSSTLLMIDPYLGRIIIATTGGTVIVNISDNNNKFGQTTNLTATLQDTGDFQLKNETDNNIIWRSFDYPTNVFLPGMKLGSDLKTGRNWNLTSWLSDEVPDVGAFSLSWVSNGENSQRLLVQQRGRPYWTSGDLRGHMFEFMIVNDLLLSRYNLHYVYNDEERYFSYESVNNIHPMWILRPHGRIVDGNDRRLSANDLCYGFDSGNGCVASSDTPKCRSERDRFSTLSGDFVSDVMRRVVDDNSSLSIGDCMVKCWNDCGCLGFVSVENGTGCIRWIGAKSVGNFSVDSQGNAVTKFVLVSANPSKGNDAKILNWAPLVAGICLLFCFGLLSYAKNRKLKREERQKRDDRRILEMMANESFRDSSDIVRDGRKGSDIVVFSIAAIVTATNDFSDENKLGKGGFGPVYKGKLSDEREIAVKRLSRTSGQGLVEFKNELILIAKLQHTNLVRVLGCCIHGEEKMLIYEYMPNKSLDYFLFDETKKAMLDWLKRWNIIEGIAQGLLYLHKYSRMRVIHRDLKASNVLLDESMNPKISDFGIARIFKQDETEAITKRVVGTYGYMSPEYAMEGTFSVKSDVFSFGVLILEIVSGRRNSSFSHLDKTTNLVRYAWELWQQGDAAQLQDPTLGNSCVIDQLLRTVHVALLCVQENAEDRPVMSDVIFMLTNDTMQLPGPKRSAFFFGRTVSMSTSVERKSKDYSVNNMSVTVMEAR from the exons ATGATTACTCTCATCATCTTCACTATTCTAACCATCAACTACTTTCCGGCCACCGGTGTTTCAACCCTCAAAGTTGGCGACCAACTCAACCACACTTCTCAACTCGTGTCCCCTAATAACAACTTCACATTAGGATTCTTTACTATACCCGCAACAAACAGCACATATTTAGGAATCTGGTACACCAATGATGAACAATATCGAAGAGTATGGGTAGCAAACCCATCCACTCCGATCACATCAAGCTCAACCCTCCTTATGATAGATCCGTATCTTGGTCGGATAATCATTGCTACAACAGGAGGAACAGTCATTGTAAACATCTcagataataataataagtttggTCAGACAACAAACTTGACTGCAACTCTTCAAGACACTGGTGATTTCCAGCTGAAGAATGAAACTGACAATAATATTATATGGAGAAGTTTTGATTACCCAACTAATGTGTTTCTACCGGGTATGAAGCTCGGATCGGATCTTAAAACGGGTAGGAACTGGAACTTGACTTCTTGGTTAAGTGATGAAGTGCCTGATGTTGGTGCTTTTAGTTTGAGTTGGGTTTCTAATGGAGAAAATTCGCAGAGGTTGTTGGTTCAACAACGCGGTCGGCCGTATTGGACGAGTGGGGATTTAAGAGGTCATATGTTTGAGTTTATGATTGTAAATGATTTACTTTTGTCAAGGTATAATCTGCATTATGTGTATAATGATGAAGAAAGATACTTTAGTTACGAGAGTGTTAATAATATTCATCCTATGTGGATTTTGAGACCACACGGGCGGATTGTGGATGGGAATGATCGTAGGCTTTCGGCTAATGATTTGTGTTATGGGTTTGATTCGGGTAACGGGTGTGTGGCGAGTTCTGATACGCCTAAGTGTAGGAGTGAGCGTGataggtttagtactttaagTGGGGATTTTGTAAGTGATGTGATGCGTAGAGTGGTTGATGATAATTCGAGTTTAAGTATTGGTGATTGTATGGTGAAGTGTTGGAATGATTGTGGGTGTTTGGGGTTTGTCAGTGTAGAGAATGGAACTGGATGTATAAGATGGATCGGAGCGAAATCAGTTGGTAACTTTTCGGTTGATTCTCAAGGAAATGCTGTTACAAAGTTTGTGCTTGTTTCTGCCAATCCGAGCAAAG GAAATGATGCTAAAATCTTGAATTGGGCACCTCTTGTTGCTGGCATTTGTCTACTATTTTGCTTTGGTCTATTGTCGTATGCTAAGAACAGAAAACTTAAACGAGAAG AGAGACAAAAAAGAGACGACAGACGTATTCTTGAGATGATGGCTAACGAAAGCTTCAGGGATTCGAGTGATATTGTAAGGGACGGCAGAAAAGGAAGTGATATAGTAGTGTTTAGCATTGCTGCTATAGTAACAGCCACAAATGATTTCTCGGATGAAAACAAGCTTGGAAAAGGAGGTTTCGGTCCAGTTTATAAG GGGAAACTTAGTGATGAACGAGAAATTGCAGTTAAAAGGCTTTCAAGAACATCAGGACAAGGGCTTGTGGAATTCAAGAATGAACTCATACTTATTGCCAAACTTCAACATACAAATCTTGTCAGGGTTCTAGGTTGTTGTATTCATGGAGAAGAAAAGATGTTAATTTATGAGTACATGCCCAACAAGAGTTTAGATTATTTTCTATTTG ATGAAACTAAGAAGGCAATGCTAGACTGGCTAAAAAGATGGAACATCATTGAAGGAATTGCTCAAGGACTGCTTTACCTACATAAATACTCGAGAATGCGCGTTATCCATAGAGATCTCAAAGCTAGTAATGTTTTGCTAGATGAAAGTATGAACCCCAAGATATCTGATTTCGGTATTGCAAGAATTTTCAAGCAAGATGAGACCGAAGCGATTACCAAAAGGGTAGTTGGTACATA TGGTTACATGTCTCCCGAGTATGCAATGGAAGGGACTTTCTCGGTGAAATCTGACGTCTTCAGCTTTGGAGTCTTAATCCTTGAAATCGTGAGTGGAAGAAGAAACTCTAGCTTCTCTCATCTTGACAAAACGACGAATCTAGTAAGATAT GCATGGGAGCTATGGCAACAAGGGGATGCAGCACAGTTGCAGGATCCAACACTAGGTAATAGTTGCGTCATTGACCAACTCTTGAGGACCGTTCACGTAGCGCTTCTCTGTGTACAAGAAAATGCAGAGGATAGACCAGTAATGTCGGATGTGATCTTTATGCTTACGAATGACACTATGCAGTTACCTGGCCCAAAACGGTCAGCGTTCTTCTTTGGCAGAACCGTATCAATGTCAACTTCAGTTGAAAGAAAGTCAAAGGACTATTCTGTGAACAATATGAGCGTTACAGTAATGGAGGCTCGATAG